In Massilia antarctica, the following are encoded in one genomic region:
- a CDS encoding chromate transporter gives MTDPSLPARPRPQSLTDLFVSFTLLALQGFGGVLAVVQREIVERKQWLTYEEFLEDWAVAQILPGPNVVNLSMMIGGRYFGLAGALSALAGMLALPLVLVLLLALLHARFIDHPGVSGALRGMAAVSAGMIGATGLKLSLALSRNPMPRLWCWILCVAGFVLVALLRVPLLYVLAGVGGLGCCLTYQRLRP, from the coding sequence ATGACCGACCCGTCCCTCCCCGCCCGCCCGCGTCCGCAATCGCTGACCGACCTGTTCGTTTCATTTACCTTGCTGGCGCTGCAAGGCTTCGGCGGGGTGCTGGCGGTTGTGCAGCGCGAGATCGTCGAGCGCAAGCAATGGCTGACCTACGAGGAATTCCTGGAAGACTGGGCCGTCGCCCAGATCCTGCCGGGGCCGAACGTGGTCAACCTGTCGATGATGATCGGCGGACGCTATTTCGGCCTGGCCGGTGCGCTCTCGGCGCTGGCAGGCATGCTGGCCCTGCCGCTGGTGCTGGTGCTGCTGCTGGCCCTGCTCCATGCGCGCTTTATCGATCACCCGGGTGTGTCGGGCGCCCTGCGCGGCATGGCGGCGGTATCGGCCGGGATGATCGGCGCCACCGGCCTGAAGCTGTCCCTGGCGCTGTCCAGGAATCCGATGCCGCGCCTGTGGTGCTGGATCCTGTGCGTGGCCGGCTTCGTGCTGGTGGCGCTGCTGCGGGTGCCGCTGCTGTACGTCCTGGCCGGCGTTGGCGGGCTCGGCTGCTGTCTGACCTACCAGCGCCTGCGGCCATGA
- a CDS encoding chromate transporter, translating to MSAPQIVLSWSDWLSLFGHYLMLSLMSVGGAISTTSEMHRYLVEQHHWLTQAQFNDTIALAQAAPGPNVLFVALMGWQVGMNAGSTGAAFLGVAVTMLGILIPSTVLTYFAAQWGHRNRDLRAVRAFKQGMAPVVIALLLSTSWILGSAGGRLAADWPLWLLAVASAVLIWRTRLHLLWILAGGAVLGWLQLV from the coding sequence ATGAGCGCGCCGCAGATCGTCCTGAGCTGGAGCGACTGGCTCAGCCTGTTCGGGCACTATTTGATGCTGTCGCTGATGTCGGTCGGCGGCGCCATCTCGACCACCTCGGAAATGCATCGCTACCTGGTCGAACAGCATCATTGGCTGACCCAGGCGCAATTTAACGACACAATTGCGCTGGCCCAGGCCGCGCCGGGGCCGAACGTGCTGTTCGTCGCGCTGATGGGCTGGCAGGTGGGCATGAACGCCGGCAGCACCGGCGCCGCCTTCCTCGGCGTGGCGGTCACTATGCTCGGCATCCTGATTCCCTCGACCGTGCTGACCTATTTCGCCGCCCAGTGGGGCCATCGCAACCGCGATTTGCGGGCCGTGCGCGCCTTCAAGCAAGGCATGGCCCCGGTCGTCATCGCCCTGCTGCTGTCGACCAGCTGGATCCTGGGCAGCGCCGGCGGTCGCCTGGCCGCCGACTGGCCGCTGTGGCTGCTCGCAGTGGCGAGTGCCGTCCTGATCTGGCGCACCAGGCTCCATTTGCTGTGGATCCTGGCCGGCGGTGCCGTGCTCGGGTGGCTGCAACTGGTCTAG
- a CDS encoding Rpn family recombination-promoting nuclease/putative transposase — MPTPHDLGYRSLFAHSELVRELITNFTSFTLLDDVALSAFERVNPAYVSDHLSARQDDIVWRVRIGEQFLYVYILIECQSGVDRWMALRMQTYVGLLYQDLVKGHELSPGLLLPPVLPLVFYNGVPRWSASLELAGLLMQAPAELAALQPSQRYVLIDQQRLDKSELEANASLLALLFRLELSVAPDVSKNVFAALTTWFKGSPQANLRRSVQVWINALLARGASKEELCVVDSVEEGADMGGKLATWAEQFEELGFQKGSAEGMAKGKAEGKAEGKAEGKAEGKAEGKAEGQVIALRGVLGSLLRSRFGDLPAPEMQRIAQATQAELEQWFDRSLHARSVQAVFDLGAPSA; from the coding sequence ATGCCTACCCCTCACGACCTCGGATACCGCTCGCTGTTCGCCCACTCTGAACTGGTGCGCGAACTGATCACGAATTTTACGTCCTTCACCCTGCTCGACGACGTTGCGCTATCGGCCTTCGAGCGGGTCAACCCGGCGTACGTGAGCGATCATTTGTCGGCACGCCAGGACGATATTGTCTGGCGCGTGCGGATTGGCGAGCAGTTCCTGTACGTGTACATCCTGATCGAATGCCAGTCCGGCGTGGACCGCTGGATGGCCTTGCGCATGCAGACCTACGTCGGCTTGTTGTACCAGGACCTGGTCAAGGGCCACGAATTGTCCCCTGGCTTGCTGTTGCCGCCGGTGCTGCCGCTGGTGTTCTACAATGGTGTGCCGCGCTGGAGTGCCAGCCTGGAGCTGGCTGGACTCCTCATGCAAGCGCCAGCCGAGCTGGCGGCCTTGCAGCCATCCCAGCGCTACGTGCTGATCGACCAGCAGCGCCTGGACAAGTCAGAGTTGGAAGCGAACGCCAGCTTGCTGGCGCTGCTGTTCCGGCTTGAACTTTCGGTCGCCCCCGATGTCTCAAAAAATGTCTTTGCTGCGCTGACCACATGGTTCAAGGGTTCACCCCAGGCCAACCTGCGGCGTTCGGTTCAGGTGTGGATCAACGCACTGCTGGCACGCGGAGCCAGCAAAGAGGAATTGTGCGTGGTTGATAGTGTGGAGGAGGGTGCTGACATGGGCGGTAAGCTTGCAACCTGGGCCGAGCAGTTCGAGGAACTCGGCTTTCAAAAGGGAAGCGCCGAAGGCATGGCGAAAGGCAAAGCGGAAGGCAAAGCGGAAGGCAAAGCGGAAGGCAAAGCGGAAGGCAAAGCGGAAGGCAAAGCGGAAGGACAAGTCATTGCGCTACGCGGGGTGCTGGGCAGCCTGTTGCGCAGCCGGTTCGGTGACTTGCCGGCGCCGGAAATGCAGCGCATCGCTCAGGCAACTCAGGCAGAGCTTGAACAGTGGTTCGATCGCAGCCTGCATGCGCGCAGCGTGCAGGCGGTGTTTGACCTTGGCGCACCATCAGCTTAA
- the fghA gene encoding S-formylglutathione hydrolase — MLELLSEHACFGGVQRFYRHASAAIGLPMRFSAFIPAVPAGQTLPALFYLAGLTCTEETFPSKAGAQRAAAREGLILIAPDTSPRGASIAGETDAWDFGAGAGFYLDATEEPWSKYYRMFSYLLELHALVLTELPVNGAKVGIFGHSMGGHGALVTALKRPDLFRSVSAFAPIAAPSRCPWGEKAFSGYLGGDRDAWKQYDASELMLAMQAPFPGGILIDQGLADKFLEQQLYPEAFEAACAKAGQPLDLRRHPGYDHGYYFISTFIDDHLRFHRAQLG; from the coding sequence ATGCTCGAACTTTTATCAGAACACGCCTGTTTCGGCGGCGTACAACGCTTTTACCGCCACGCCTCGGCGGCGATCGGCCTGCCGATGCGCTTTTCCGCCTTCATTCCGGCCGTGCCCGCCGGCCAGACCTTGCCGGCGCTGTTTTACCTCGCGGGCCTGACCTGCACCGAAGAGACCTTTCCAAGCAAGGCCGGCGCCCAGCGCGCGGCGGCGCGCGAGGGCCTGATCCTGATCGCGCCGGACACCAGTCCGCGCGGCGCCAGCATCGCCGGCGAAACCGATGCCTGGGACTTCGGCGCCGGCGCGGGCTTTTACCTGGATGCCACCGAGGAGCCGTGGAGCAAGTATTACCGCATGTTCAGCTATCTGCTGGAACTGCACGCGCTGGTGCTGACCGAACTGCCCGTCAATGGCGCCAAGGTCGGCATTTTCGGACACTCGATGGGCGGGCACGGCGCCCTGGTCACCGCCTTGAAACGCCCCGACCTGTTCCGTTCGGTGTCGGCCTTTGCGCCGATTGCCGCGCCCAGCCGTTGCCCATGGGGCGAAAAAGCCTTCAGCGGCTACCTCGGCGGCGACCGCGACGCCTGGAAGCAGTACGATGCAAGCGAACTGATGCTGGCCATGCAGGCGCCCTTCCCCGGCGGCATCCTGATCGACCAGGGCCTGGCCGACAAGTTCCTGGAACAGCAGCTGTATCCGGAAGCCTTCGAGGCGGCCTGCGCCAAGGCCGGCCAACCGCTCGACCTGCGGCGCCACCCTGGCTACGACCACGGCTACTACTTCATTTCCACCTTCATCGACGACCATCTGCGGTTTCACAGGGCGCAACTGGGCTAA
- a CDS encoding HdeD family acid-resistance protein yields the protein MNDTLLRNWWLLAARGAIAIVFGVLAIAWPAVTLLTLAALFAAFALLGGAVWIFGAVKNRRDDRHWWMLMLFGLVSLAVGVLATFNPAITLLTLILLMGANALVSGVLDIVIAIRVRKFIRGDWLLLLSGMASIVFGLIALLFPLGAGAVMLATIVGVYALVSGALLLSLSLRVRAWSRINAGRSSPAAGTI from the coding sequence ATGAACGATACGCTTCTGCGGAACTGGTGGCTGCTTGCCGCGCGCGGTGCCATTGCCATCGTGTTCGGCGTGCTCGCCATTGCGTGGCCCGCAGTCACCTTGCTTACTCTTGCGGCCCTGTTTGCCGCGTTTGCGCTGCTCGGTGGCGCGGTCTGGATTTTCGGGGCCGTCAAGAACCGCAGGGACGACCGGCACTGGTGGATGCTGATGCTGTTCGGCCTGGTCAGCCTGGCCGTCGGCGTGCTCGCCACCTTCAATCCGGCGATCACCCTGCTGACCCTGATCCTTCTGATGGGGGCCAATGCCTTGGTCAGCGGCGTGCTCGATATCGTCATCGCCATCCGGGTACGCAAGTTCATTCGCGGCGACTGGCTGTTGCTGCTCAGCGGCATGGCCTCGATCGTGTTTGGCCTGATCGCCCTGCTGTTTCCGCTCGGCGCCGGGGCTGTCATGCTGGCCACGATCGTCGGGGTGTACGCGCTGGTCAGCGGCGCGTTGCTGCTGTCCTTGTCGCTACGGGTGCGCGCCTGGTCACGCATCAACGCCGGACGCAGCAGCCCGGCGGCAGGGACGATCTGA
- a CDS encoding phosphoribosyltransferase, producing the protein MATDRRFKNRMHAGKLLAVALAPYAGRADALVLALPRGGVPVGFAIARALGLALDVLPVRKLGLPGHEEFAMGAIAGGGIRVLNMAAIRAHRIGREPIDAACAREEHEIARRERQYRGARPEPGLAGRTAILVDDGLATGSTMCAAVRAGRARGAARVVVAVPAGAPDSCATLAAQVDELVCLIRPADFGAVSRWYREFGQTSDEEVQDLLAIAWRDQALAQRSSTNASERRQS; encoded by the coding sequence ATGGCGACCGATCGACGATTCAAAAACCGCATGCATGCCGGCAAGCTTCTGGCCGTGGCACTGGCGCCCTACGCCGGCCGCGCCGATGCGCTGGTGCTCGCCCTGCCGCGCGGCGGCGTCCCGGTCGGCTTCGCCATCGCCAGGGCGCTCGGGCTGGCGCTCGATGTGCTGCCAGTCCGCAAGCTCGGCCTGCCCGGCCACGAAGAATTCGCCATGGGGGCGATCGCCGGCGGCGGCATCCGCGTGCTCAACATGGCAGCCATCCGCGCGCACCGGATCGGCCGAGAACCGATCGATGCCGCATGCGCGCGCGAAGAACACGAGATCGCGCGGCGCGAGCGCCAGTACCGGGGCGCACGCCCCGAACCCGGGCTTGCCGGGCGGACCGCCATCCTCGTCGACGACGGGCTCGCTACCGGCTCGACCATGTGCGCGGCCGTGCGCGCGGGGCGCGCGCGCGGTGCGGCGCGCGTGGTGGTGGCGGTGCCAGCCGGCGCACCGGACAGCTGCGCCACGCTGGCCGCCCAGGTCGACGAACTGGTCTGCCTGATCCGCCCGGCGGACTTCGGCGCGGTCAGCCGGTGGTACCGGGAATTCGGCCAGACCAGCGACGAGGAAGTACAAGACCTGCTGGCCATTGCCTGGCGCGACCAAGCGCTGGCACAGCGTTCATCCACCAATGCAAGCGAACGGAGGCAATCATGA